A single window of Undibacterium sp. 5I1 DNA harbors:
- a CDS encoding DUF2147 domain-containing protein: MQTKKFLTLSLSILIASISSFALAQESTPVGLWKSIDDQSGKPKALIRIVESGGELQGKIEKLFLEPGADANPKCDKCEGVNKDQAVIGMTILSGLKKDGDDYTGGRILDPANGKLYRSKLTVTDNNKKLNVRGYIGTPWFGRSQVWLREQ, encoded by the coding sequence ATGCAAACAAAAAAATTCCTCACCCTGTCCTTGTCTATCTTGATAGCCTCCATTAGTTCATTCGCGCTTGCACAAGAATCGACGCCAGTGGGTCTGTGGAAAAGTATTGATGATCAATCAGGGAAACCCAAAGCACTGATACGCATCGTCGAGAGTGGCGGCGAACTGCAAGGCAAAATAGAAAAACTTTTTCTGGAACCCGGTGCCGACGCCAATCCAAAATGCGACAAGTGTGAGGGCGTCAATAAAGATCAAGCTGTGATCGGCATGACGATTTTGTCGGGTCTGAAAAAAGACGGCGATGACTACACCGGCGGCCGTATCTTAGACCCCGCCAACGGTAAGTTGTACCGCAGCAAATTAACCGTGACAGATAACAACAAGAAACTCAATGTGCGCGGCTATATCGGCACACCTTGGTTTGGACGTTCACAGGTTTGGTTGCGGGAACAATAA
- a CDS encoding DUF3025 domain-containing protein: MNTFFSGIDWTQAWYTSVRPAAQELLMSDDWRSHINTCAQKKDVRNQRQQAIRFVAQDALPDGAAYETFISTTGQVPTRENLHDFFNALVWLTFPKIKQQLNALQAAQIAQHGIGKSRGAARDAATIFDENSALLVVENSVDGDALIGALRTHQWQQAFIHYRTMFGQQAEVWAFGHALMEKLVQPYKAITAHAYVVRVEPDFFTLDADTKRDTLDQMVAQGLAGVSLSTSDYTPLPVLGLPGWWVVQDEDFYADTQVFRAKRVPQLAPSEI; the protein is encoded by the coding sequence ATGAACACATTTTTCTCCGGCATCGATTGGACGCAAGCCTGGTATACCTCAGTCAGACCAGCGGCGCAAGAGTTGTTGATGTCGGATGACTGGCGCAGCCATATCAATACCTGCGCGCAAAAAAAAGATGTGCGCAATCAGCGGCAGCAAGCCATTCGTTTTGTTGCGCAAGACGCGCTGCCGGATGGCGCCGCATACGAGACCTTTATCAGCACGACAGGACAAGTACCAACGCGAGAAAACCTGCACGATTTCTTTAATGCCTTGGTATGGCTGACTTTCCCCAAAATAAAACAGCAATTAAATGCTTTGCAAGCTGCACAGATTGCCCAACACGGCATAGGGAAATCTCGTGGAGCAGCACGCGATGCTGCCACGATTTTTGATGAAAATTCTGCTTTACTGGTAGTAGAGAATTCTGTCGATGGCGACGCTTTAATCGGAGCATTGCGGACGCATCAGTGGCAGCAGGCATTTATTCATTATCGGACGATGTTTGGTCAACAAGCCGAGGTATGGGCGTTTGGTCATGCGCTGATGGAGAAGTTGGTGCAGCCGTATAAAGCCATTACGGCGCATGCGTATGTGGTGCGGGTTGAACCCGATTTTTTTACTTTGGACGCTGATACTAAGCGTGACACTCTGGATCAGATGGTTGCGCAGGGTTTGGCCGGGGTGAGTTTATCTACCTCCGATTACACGCCTTTGCCTGTGTTGGGTTTGCCGGGATGGTGGGTGGTGCAGGATGAGGATTTTTATGCTGATACGCAGGTGTTTCGGGCTAAGAGGGTACCGCAATTAGCTCCTTCAGAAATATAA
- the pyrC gene encoding dihydroorotase, producing the protein MPTQTTPAVPTSPQDFTTELTTGLTSQLTITRPDDWHLHLRDGASLASVLPHTAAQFARAIVMPNLKPPVTTTEQAGSYRERILAALPAGMSFEPLMTLYLTNNTPPDEIRRAKDSGFVHAVKLYPAGATTNSDAGVTDLSKCYKTLEVMQEVGMPFLVHGEVTDPEIDLFDREAVFIDRVMLPLRRDMPDLKVVFEHITTSEAAQYVASAEGPIAATITAHHLLYNRNEIFKGGIRPHYYCLPVLKRETHRLALLKAATSGSPRFFLGTDSAPHPKGLKEHACGCAGCYTALHAMELYAQAFDQAGALDQLEAFASFNGPDFYQLPRNTGTITLKRESWNMPTELPFVDTSIVPLNAGETLAWKMFATQP; encoded by the coding sequence ATGCCTACTCAAACCACTCCAGCTGTACCAACATCTCCACAAGACTTCACTACTGAGCTCACTACCGGGCTCACCTCCCAGCTCACTATCACGCGGCCTGACGACTGGCACTTGCATTTGCGCGATGGCGCATCGCTTGCCAGCGTGTTGCCGCATACAGCGGCGCAGTTTGCTCGTGCGATAGTGATGCCTAATCTCAAGCCACCAGTCACCACAACTGAACAGGCGGGCAGTTACCGTGAGCGGATTTTGGCAGCCTTGCCAGCAGGGATGAGTTTTGAACCATTGATGACGCTGTACCTGACCAACAACACGCCGCCAGATGAAATCCGTCGTGCAAAAGATAGTGGGTTCGTCCATGCAGTGAAGTTGTATCCGGCTGGTGCCACCACCAATTCAGATGCCGGCGTCACCGATCTGAGCAAATGCTATAAAACGCTGGAAGTCATGCAAGAAGTCGGCATGCCGTTTTTAGTGCATGGAGAAGTGACTGATCCAGAAATCGATTTATTTGATCGTGAAGCGGTTTTCATCGACCGAGTGATGCTTCCGCTACGCCGCGACATGCCAGACCTGAAAGTCGTTTTTGAACATATCACCACCAGCGAGGCAGCGCAGTATGTTGCCAGCGCCGAGGGTCCGATTGCAGCAACGATTACCGCCCATCATTTGCTGTACAACCGCAATGAGATTTTTAAAGGTGGCATTCGTCCGCACTATTATTGCTTGCCTGTGTTGAAGCGCGAAACGCATCGCCTTGCTTTACTCAAAGCTGCCACATCGGGTAGCCCGCGCTTCTTCCTCGGTACGGATTCTGCACCCCATCCAAAAGGTTTAAAAGAGCATGCCTGCGGTTGCGCCGGTTGTTACACCGCCTTGCACGCGATGGAGCTGTATGCCCAAGCCTTCGATCAGGCGGGTGCGCTGGATCAGCTGGAAGCCTTTGCCAGTTTCAATGGTCCCGATTTTTACCAGTTGCCGCGTAACACAGGCACGATTACTCTCAAGCGTGAGAGCTGGAACATGCCGACCGAATTGCCATTTGTCGACACCAGTATCGTGCCGCTCAATGCGGGTGAAACCTTAGCTTGGAAGATGTTTGCTACCCAGCCATAA
- a CDS encoding amino acid ABC transporter ATP-binding protein, giving the protein MIKLNNVSKWYGQFQVLTDCTTEVTKGEVVVVCGPSGSGKSTLIKTVNGLEPFQKGDITVDGISVGDPKTNLSKLRARIGMVFQNFELFPHLSIRQNLTIGQVKVLGRSEEEATEKGLKYLDRVGLIAQKDKFPGQLSGGQQQRVAIARALSMDPIAMLFDEPTSALDPEMINEVLDVMVGLAQEGMTMMVVTHEMGFAKKVANRIVFMDKGLIVEDCAKDEFFNAARSERARDFLAKIIH; this is encoded by the coding sequence ATGATTAAATTAAATAACGTCAGCAAATGGTACGGTCAATTCCAAGTATTGACTGACTGCACTACGGAAGTCACTAAAGGTGAAGTCGTTGTGGTCTGCGGTCCATCTGGTTCTGGTAAATCTACCTTGATTAAAACTGTCAATGGGCTGGAGCCTTTCCAAAAAGGCGACATCACGGTGGATGGTATTTCTGTTGGTGATCCAAAGACCAATTTGTCCAAATTGCGCGCGCGCATCGGGATGGTATTTCAGAACTTTGAGTTGTTTCCGCATTTGTCGATTCGTCAGAATCTGACCATTGGCCAAGTCAAAGTCTTGGGGCGCTCAGAAGAAGAGGCGACAGAAAAAGGTCTTAAATATTTAGACCGCGTCGGCCTGATCGCGCAAAAAGATAAATTCCCTGGTCAGTTGTCCGGTGGTCAGCAACAACGCGTAGCGATCGCCCGCGCATTGTCGATGGACCCGATCGCCATGTTGTTTGATGAGCCAACTTCTGCGCTCGATCCAGAAATGATTAACGAGGTGCTGGATGTTATGGTGGGTCTGGCGCAGGAAGGTATGACGATGATGGTCGTAACGCATGAGATGGGCTTCGCCAAAAAAGTCGCCAATCGCATCGTCTTCATGGACAAAGGTTTGATTGTAGAAGATTGCGCCAAGGATGAATTCTTTAATGCGGCCCGCTCTGAGCGTGCACGTGATTTCCTGGCTAAGATTATTCACTAA
- a CDS encoding amino acid ABC transporter permease, which produces MFSNFDFDVIQRSWVYLFKTGMSFTLELTFLAMTGGIVLGTLLAMMRLSSIKPIKFIATTYVNIMRSIPLVLVIFWFYFLVPYLGAWIIGSKDPVQVGAFSSCLITFVMFEAAYYCEIMRSGIQSIPRGQIWAGYAIGMNYWQTMGNIVLPQAFRNMIPVLLTQTIVLFQDVSLVYVLSIPDFVGAASKIAQRDGRLVEMYSFVAVVYFALCFALSALVKKLQEKVAIIR; this is translated from the coding sequence ATGTTTAGTAATTTTGATTTTGATGTCATTCAGCGTTCTTGGGTTTATCTGTTTAAAACAGGGATGTCGTTCACGCTAGAACTGACATTTCTGGCGATGACTGGTGGTATCGTTCTTGGTACTTTGTTGGCGATGATGCGCCTGTCCAGCATTAAGCCGATCAAATTTATCGCCACGACCTATGTCAATATCATGCGCTCCATTCCTCTGGTGCTGGTGATTTTCTGGTTCTATTTCCTGGTGCCTTATCTTGGTGCGTGGATTATCGGTTCCAAAGATCCTGTGCAAGTCGGTGCGTTCTCTTCTTGCTTGATTACCTTCGTGATGTTTGAGGCGGCCTACTATTGCGAAATTATGCGCTCTGGTATTCAGTCGATCCCACGTGGACAAATCTGGGCTGGCTATGCCATCGGGATGAACTACTGGCAGACCATGGGCAACATTGTTTTGCCACAAGCCTTCCGCAATATGATCCCGGTTTTGCTGACACAAACCATCGTCTTATTCCAAGACGTATCGCTAGTTTATGTACTGTCGATTCCTGATTTTGTCGGCGCCGCTTCTAAGATTGCACAACGTGACGGACGATTAGTAGAAATGTATTCCTTTGTTGCCGTTGTGTACTTCGCTCTTTGCTTTGCATTGTCGGCACTGGTTAAAAAATTACAAGAAAAAGTCGCGATTATTCGCTGA
- a CDS encoding amino acid ABC transporter permease has translation MNYNWNWNIFWEAAPDGGGTYFDSLISGMLWTLATAALAWIIALFLGAVIGTIRTAPNKWAARLANGYVELFRNIPLLVQMFLWYFVMPELVPTEMGNWLKSLPNAPFVTAVLSLGFFTSARVAVQVSAGINALPRGQKMAGTALGLTLPQTYRYILLPMAFRIILPALTNELAAIIKNSSVALTIGLMELTASARSMQEFSFQVFEAFSAATLIYLMVSVIAIMLSNLLEKKTAVPGFITSGSANAGGH, from the coding sequence ATGAACTATAACTGGAACTGGAATATCTTTTGGGAGGCAGCGCCAGATGGCGGCGGCACCTATTTTGATTCATTGATCTCGGGTATGTTGTGGACCTTAGCGACCGCAGCCTTAGCTTGGATCATCGCGCTTTTTTTAGGCGCTGTCATCGGCACCATACGCACCGCACCGAATAAATGGGCCGCGCGTCTTGCCAATGGGTATGTGGAATTATTTAGAAATATTCCGCTACTGGTACAAATGTTTTTATGGTACTTCGTCATGCCAGAACTGGTGCCGACGGAAATGGGTAACTGGCTGAAGTCGTTGCCAAATGCACCGTTTGTCACTGCGGTATTGAGTCTGGGTTTCTTTACCTCGGCACGGGTTGCTGTACAGGTATCAGCTGGTATTAATGCCTTACCTCGTGGCCAAAAAATGGCTGGTACTGCCTTAGGTTTAACGCTGCCACAAACTTATCGCTATATATTATTGCCAATGGCGTTTCGCATTATTTTGCCTGCGCTCACCAACGAATTAGCCGCGATTATTAAAAATAGTTCTGTCGCATTGACCATCGGTTTGATGGAGTTGACTGCCAGTGCACGCTCAATGCAAGAATTTTCTTTTCAGGTATTTGAAGCGTTTAGTGCTGCTACGCTGATCTATTTAATGGTATCAGTGATTGCGATCATGCTCTCTAATTTGCTGGAAAAGAAAACCGCCGTGCCAGGGTTTATTACCTCCGGCTCTGCTAATGCGGGAGGACATTAA
- a CDS encoding amino acid ABC transporter substrate-binding protein, with the protein MKVNCSMSKIIVFSLLSWGVTFSSVADTLSNIKESQTITIANREASLPFSYLSENKKPIGYSIDICLKIVDALKKELKLPQLKVNYLLVTGSTRIPSIVEGKADLECGSTTNNTERRKQVAFSIPHFFATSRMLVRADSGITNWTDLKDKMVVTTKGTTSVKLLNDRDKVRSLGLKLLEANDHNNSFAMLESGQVAAFPMDDVLLYGLRANAKDPSMFVIVGDGLSTEPYGIMLRKDDPAFKAFVDRQISNLMSDGEITKLYSKWFQQPVPPKSINLNMPMGLLLRDTIRFPSDKVPD; encoded by the coding sequence ATGAAAGTCAACTGTAGTATGAGCAAAATAATTGTTTTTAGTCTCTTAAGTTGGGGCGTTACGTTTTCAAGTGTTGCCGATACACTTTCTAATATTAAAGAGTCGCAGACAATTACGATTGCAAACCGTGAGGCGTCTTTGCCTTTTTCGTATTTATCTGAAAATAAAAAACCGATAGGCTACTCGATTGATATCTGTTTGAAGATTGTCGATGCACTAAAAAAAGAACTTAAGCTTCCTCAATTAAAAGTCAATTATTTGCTGGTCACAGGTAGCACACGTATTCCAAGTATCGTGGAAGGTAAAGCTGATCTGGAATGTGGTTCTACTACCAATAATACTGAGCGTCGCAAGCAAGTAGCCTTCTCCATTCCTCATTTTTTTGCTACCTCCCGTATGTTGGTCAGGGCAGATTCTGGAATAACTAACTGGACTGATCTTAAAGACAAAATGGTTGTGACTACCAAAGGTACTACTTCAGTTAAATTGTTAAACGACCGTGATAAAGTTCGTTCGCTAGGATTGAAGTTGCTTGAGGCGAATGACCATAACAACTCTTTTGCGATGCTTGAATCGGGACAAGTGGCAGCGTTCCCTATGGACGACGTCTTGTTGTATGGCTTAAGAGCGAATGCCAAAGATCCCAGTATGTTTGTGATTGTTGGCGACGGACTTTCCACTGAGCCGTATGGCATTATGTTGCGTAAAGATGATCCTGCATTTAAGGCTTTTGTTGACCGCCAAATTAGTAATCTGATGTCTGACGGCGAAATTACAAAACTGTATTCAAAGTGGTTTCAACAACCGGTGCCACCTAAGTCGATAAATTTGAACATGCCAATGGGTCTGTTATTGCGCGATACCATTCGTTTCCCATCCGACAAAGTGCCGGATTAG
- a CDS encoding Glu/Leu/Phe/Val dehydrogenase translates to MSSQHQIPSYLTPHETGPWSVYLEQIDRVTPYLGHLSRWVETLKRPKRILIVDVPIERDDGSISHFEGYRVQHNTSRGPGKGGVRFHQDVTLSEVMALSAWMTIKNSAVNVPYGGAKGGIRVDPKTLSRGELMRMTRRYTSEIGIIIGPDKDIPAPDVNTNEQTMAWMMDTYSMNEGRTATGVVTGKPISLGGSLGRREATGRGVFVVGCEAAAKRNLNIAGAKIAVQGFGNVGGIAGRLFAEAGAKIVAVQDHGGTVFHSFGLDVHKLLDHVAAVGSVAGFEGAEAVLPNEDFWGVDCDILIPAALEQQITEANANKIRAKIILEGANGPTTPVADDILRDKGVLVVPDVIANAGGVTVSYFEWVQDFSSYFWQEDEINQRLTRIMKEAFNAVWQITEEKDVSLRTAAFIIGCSRVLQAREVRGLYP, encoded by the coding sequence ATGTCCAGCCAACACCAAATACCATCTTATCTTACCCCTCATGAGACAGGTCCTTGGTCCGTTTATTTAGAGCAAATTGATCGCGTCACCCCTTATCTCGGACACTTATCGCGTTGGGTAGAAACCCTCAAGCGTCCTAAGCGTATTCTCATCGTCGATGTGCCTATCGAACGCGATGACGGTAGTATTTCTCACTTTGAGGGCTATCGCGTACAACACAACACGTCCCGCGGCCCAGGTAAAGGTGGCGTGCGTTTTCACCAAGATGTGACCCTGTCAGAAGTGATGGCGTTGTCTGCTTGGATGACGATTAAGAATTCTGCTGTCAACGTACCATACGGCGGTGCTAAAGGTGGTATCCGTGTCGATCCAAAAACACTCTCGCGTGGCGAACTGATGCGTATGACGCGTCGTTACACCTCAGAGATCGGCATCATCATCGGACCGGATAAAGATATTCCTGCGCCAGACGTCAATACCAACGAACAAACGATGGCGTGGATGATGGACACCTATTCCATGAATGAAGGTCGCACAGCTACCGGTGTAGTAACGGGCAAGCCAATTTCACTCGGTGGTAGTTTAGGTCGCCGTGAAGCAACCGGACGTGGTGTATTCGTAGTCGGTTGCGAAGCTGCGGCAAAACGTAATCTAAATATCGCCGGTGCGAAAATCGCAGTCCAAGGTTTTGGTAACGTTGGCGGTATCGCCGGTCGTTTATTTGCAGAAGCTGGCGCAAAAATCGTTGCTGTACAAGATCACGGCGGCACCGTATTCCACTCGTTTGGCTTGGATGTGCATAAATTGCTCGATCATGTGGCAGCCGTCGGCAGCGTTGCGGGCTTTGAAGGTGCAGAAGCAGTTTTGCCGAATGAAGATTTCTGGGGCGTTGATTGCGACATCCTGATCCCGGCTGCCTTAGAACAGCAAATCACGGAAGCCAATGCCAACAAGATTCGCGCCAAAATTATTCTGGAGGGTGCAAATGGCCCAACTACGCCCGTCGCCGATGATATTTTGCGTGATAAAGGCGTATTGGTCGTGCCTGACGTAATTGCTAATGCCGGTGGTGTGACGGTAAGTTATTTTGAATGGGTACAGGATTTCTCTAGCTATTTCTGGCAAGAAGATGAGATTAATCAACGCCTGACAAGGATCATGAAAGAAGCCTTTAACGCAGTATGGCAAATTACTGAAGAAAAAGATGTCTCTCTGCGCACAGCAGCGTTTATTATTGGTTGTTCTCGAGTTTTGCAAGCACGCGAAGTACGTGGTTTATATCCATAA
- a CDS encoding LysR family transcriptional regulator, giving the protein METKWLEDFVSLAETNSFSRSAELRHVTQPAFSRRIQSLEAWLGSDLIDRTSYPTRLTHAGEIFYEQAIAMLGQINNARALLRGKRTTTQTTVDFAVPHTLSLTYVPKWLTGLESAFGEINSRLLALNVHDAVMSLVEGGCDLLLCYHHPRQPLLLDSGQYEMISMGSEALRAYARCTKAGLPEFSLPGTERSPLPFLAYANNAYLGRMVDLILNDARIPLHFEKCYETDMAEGLKMMALEGRGVAFLPESAVSRELKQKQLARADGGSNAWEVEMEIRLYREKPSTQRPGKLIVGRLWDYLAQLHGAHSGAELKFAKKIVKK; this is encoded by the coding sequence ATGGAAACCAAATGGCTGGAAGACTTCGTCTCTTTGGCTGAAACCAATAGTTTCAGCCGCTCCGCCGAGTTGCGACACGTCACGCAACCGGCTTTTTCACGTCGCATACAATCGCTGGAGGCCTGGCTGGGCAGCGATCTGATTGATCGCACTTCTTACCCCACCAGATTAACCCATGCGGGTGAGATTTTTTATGAGCAAGCCATCGCTATGCTGGGGCAGATCAACAATGCGCGCGCGCTATTGCGAGGTAAGCGTACTACTACGCAGACCACAGTTGATTTTGCTGTACCTCACACTTTATCCCTGACCTATGTACCAAAATGGCTGACCGGACTGGAATCTGCTTTTGGTGAAATCAATAGTCGCTTGCTTGCACTGAATGTGCATGATGCCGTGATGAGTCTAGTGGAGGGTGGCTGTGATTTGCTGCTGTGTTATCACCATCCGCGCCAACCTTTATTGCTGGACTCTGGTCAGTACGAGATGATTAGCATGGGTTCTGAAGCACTGCGCGCCTATGCTCGTTGCACTAAAGCTGGTCTGCCAGAATTTAGCTTGCCCGGCACAGAACGTTCGCCTTTACCCTTTTTGGCGTACGCCAATAATGCTTATTTGGGACGCATGGTGGACTTAATTTTAAACGACGCCCGTATTCCTTTACATTTTGAAAAATGCTACGAAACTGATATGGCCGAAGGTTTAAAAATGATGGCTTTGGAAGGACGAGGTGTGGCTTTTTTGCCCGAGTCCGCAGTCAGTCGTGAGCTAAAGCAAAAACAATTAGCGCGTGCTGATGGTGGGTCTAATGCGTGGGAAGTGGAGATGGAAATCCGTCTCTACCGCGAGAAACCTTCTACCCAGCGCCCCGGTAAATTAATCGTTGGACGGCTTTGGGATTATCTGGCGCAATTGCACGGCGCTCATAGCGGAGCGGAGCTGAAATTCGCTAAGAAAATAGTCAAAAAATAA
- a CDS encoding branched-chain amino acid ABC transporter substrate-binding protein has translation MKVPTQKLMFPALLLALLVSACSRQVEVKIGVVAPMTGSLAHNGQDIAHGAQIAVEELNEDGVFIKGKRAHFSLVIEDDKASADEGKAAAQRLVDAGVVAVYGHFNSGVTIPAAPIYAKAGIPQMSASTNPQFTRMGLSTVFRIGADDIEQGATLGRIATEKLKAKTVFVVDDGSLFGVGLVAEVLKMLDAKKINSGKESVTPTTVNYSSLMKKITDLNPEVIIYGGDEPVGLGLLKELRTNGSNAKFLVGDGLCEGSTIKAAAGNADRNFFCTVAGVPPSWLSGGAAFIQKYRAKYGEPGAMSPISYDGIHVFAQAMQKAGSIDPAVFVPELKKDSFDGKIQGTIEFDAKGDIKDGTVVIYESVGGKLTEVSSIF, from the coding sequence ATGAAAGTACCAACACAAAAGCTGATGTTTCCCGCATTACTGCTGGCCTTACTCGTAAGCGCCTGCAGTCGCCAGGTAGAAGTCAAGATCGGTGTCGTGGCACCTATGACAGGCTCCTTGGCGCACAACGGCCAGGACATTGCCCATGGCGCGCAAATCGCGGTGGAAGAGCTAAACGAGGATGGTGTTTTTATTAAAGGCAAACGAGCGCACTTCAGTCTGGTGATTGAGGACGATAAAGCTTCCGCCGACGAAGGCAAAGCTGCGGCCCAAAGGCTAGTTGATGCGGGTGTGGTCGCAGTGTATGGACATTTTAATTCGGGCGTCACGATTCCGGCCGCGCCGATTTATGCCAAGGCGGGTATTCCACAAATGTCGGCATCGACTAATCCCCAGTTCACCCGCATGGGATTGTCTACAGTGTTCCGTATTGGTGCAGATGATATCGAGCAAGGCGCGACATTGGGGCGTATTGCGACCGAGAAGCTAAAAGCCAAAACCGTATTCGTGGTCGACGATGGTTCTCTCTTTGGCGTCGGCTTGGTGGCCGAGGTGCTGAAGATGCTCGATGCAAAAAAAATCAATTCTGGCAAAGAGTCTGTTACACCAACCACAGTCAACTACAGTAGCTTAATGAAAAAAATTACCGATCTGAATCCAGAGGTAATTATTTATGGCGGTGACGAACCGGTGGGTCTTGGTTTGTTGAAAGAACTGCGTACCAACGGCTCTAACGCCAAATTTTTGGTAGGTGATGGTTTATGTGAAGGTTCCACAATCAAAGCTGCTGCTGGCAACGCAGATCGTAATTTCTTCTGCACGGTAGCGGGTGTGCCGCCGTCTTGGTTGTCCGGCGGGGCTGCTTTCATTCAAAAATATCGTGCCAAGTATGGCGAGCCAGGTGCCATGTCGCCGATTTCTTATGATGGTATCCACGTATTTGCACAAGCTATGCAAAAAGCAGGTTCGATTGATCCTGCGGTATTTGTCCCCGAGCTCAAGAAAGATTCTTTTGACGGCAAAATCCAAGGCACTATCGAGTTTGATGCAAAGGGCGATATTAAAGACGGTACGGTCGTCATTTATGAATCTGTCGGTGGCAAGCTCACTGAAGTGAGCAGCATCTTTTAA